The Candidatus Poribacteria bacterium genome has a window encoding:
- a CDS encoding NUDIX hydrolase, which produces MFCYDYPRPAVTVDIVVCTSELSDVLLIQRKHAPFEGCWALPGGFIEMEETLEAAALRELEEETGVSDVVLTEVGAFGAPFRDPRGRVITIAYAAVLEKPTLNIKAGSDASAAAWFPIAFFDEGSQLRSATEKPKLAFDHGEIIRKALKKLK; this is translated from the coding sequence ATGTTTTGTTACGACTATCCACGTCCTGCTGTTACTGTTGACATCGTGGTCTGTACAAGCGAACTCTCGGATGTGCTGTTAATCCAACGCAAACACGCACCGTTTGAAGGATGCTGGGCACTGCCAGGAGGTTTCATAGAGATGGAGGAAACGCTGGAGGCAGCGGCACTACGCGAGTTGGAAGAGGAAACCGGTGTCTCCGATGTAGTATTAACCGAAGTCGGTGCTTTCGGGGCACCATTTCGTGATCCGCGGGGACGTGTAATTACGATCGCCTACGCCGCTGTTCTCGAAAAGCCTACACTAAACATCAAAGCAGGCTCCGATGCATCAGCAGCTGCGTGGTTTCCGATTGCTTTTTTTGACGAAGGCTCTCAGTTAAGATCTGCTACTGAAAAACCGAAACTCGCGTTCGACCACGGCGAGATAATCCGAAAGGCACTAAAAAAATTAAAATGA